One part of the Vicia villosa cultivar HV-30 ecotype Madison, WI linkage group LG6, Vvil1.0, whole genome shotgun sequence genome encodes these proteins:
- the LOC131612539 gene encoding UDP-glycosyltransferase 73C3-like, with the protein MHKAAFNLSNYMNMAPNDLKLHFVLFPMMAQGHMIPMMDIAKILAQHHNVIVTILTTPQNASRYSSTFQRFLQYGLHIHVIQLQFPYKESGLPEGCENLDMLSSLGAASDFFNSSKFLQQEAEKIFEELTPPPSCIISDARLPYTINIARKFNIPRISFVGTGCFYLLSMHNLHVSNMMQTMANTPYEYFDLPGFSEKFQINISQIGLGLKGEAWEQFSNDVLEAEMGSYGVIVNSFEELESPFVKDYKKVYNEKVWCIGPVSLSNTDSLDKAQRRNNNMNVSVNEWIHLKWLDSQKPKSVIYACLGSLCNLTLPQLIELGLALETTKRAFIWVIRKGNHLEELEKWIEESGFEGRINGRGLVIKGWAPQLLILSHPSTGGFLTHCGWNSTIEAICAGVPMVTWPLFADQFLNQILVVQLLRVGVKIGVKSPMRWGVEEETSALVKKEDIERGIERLLGKKDESEERRKRIREYGEMAKKAVEKGGSSHTNVTLFVQDIMKKSRNIVSSFA; encoded by the coding sequence ATGCACAAGGCAGCTTTTAATCTTTCCAACTATATGAACATGGCACCCAATGATCTAAAGCTACACTTTGTGTTGTTTCCAATGATGGCACAAGGTCATATGATCCCTATGATGGACATTGCTaaaatattagcacaacatcacaaTGTTATTGTTACTATACTAACAACTCCACAAAATGCATCTCGTTACTCATCAACCTTTCAACGTTTTCTACAATATGGCCTTCACATTCATGTAATCCAACTTCAATTTCCATACAAAGAGTCTGGATTACCAGAAGGGTGTGAGAATCTTGACATGTTATCTTCACTTGGTGCAGCATCAGACTTCTTCAATTCATCAAAATTTCTACAACAAGAAGCTGAAAAAATATTTGAAGAGTTAACACCTCCACCAAGTTGCATAATCTCTGATGCGCGTTTACCATATACAATCAACATAGCTAGAAAGTTCAATATTCCAAGGATTTcttttgttggaacaggttgctTTTATCTCTTATCTATGCATAATTTACATGTTAGTAATATGATGCAAACCATGGCTAATACTCCATATGAGTACTTTGATTTGCCTGGTTTTTCTGAAAAATTTCAGATAAACATATCACAAATTGGACTAGGCTTAAAGGGTGAAGCATGGGAGCAGTTTAGTAATGATGTGCTTGAAGCTGAAATGGGTTCTTATGGGGTAATTGTGAATTCTTTTGAAGAGTTAGAGTCACCATTTGTAAAGGATTATAAAAAGGTATACAATGAGAAAGTTTGGTGTATTGGTCCTGTCTCACTTAGTAACACTGATAGTCTTGATAAGGCTCAAAGACGTAATAATAATATGAATGTTTCAGTGAATGAATGGATTCATCTGAAGTGGCTTGATTCTCAGAAGCCAAAGAGTGTTATTTATGCATGTCTTGGAAGTTTATGCAATTTAACATTACCTCAATTGATAGAGCTTGGTTTAGCATTAGAAACAACAAAAAGGGCTTTTATTTGGGTTATAAGAAAAGGAAATCATTTAGAAGAGTTGGAAAAATGGATTGAGGAAAGTGGATTTGAGGGTAGAATCAATGGTAGAGGGTTAGTAATTAAGGGTTGGGCTCCTCAGTTGTTGATATTGTCACATCCTTCAACGGGAGGATTCCTAACACATTGTGGTTGGAATTCTACTATAGAAGCAATATGTGCTGGTGTACCAATGGTTACATGGCCACTTTTTGCAGATCaatttttgaatcaaattttaGTTGTGCAACTATTAAGAGTTGGTGTGAAAATTGGAGTGAAGAGTCCAATGAGATGGGGTGTGGAAGAGGAAACAAGTGCGTTGGTGAAGAAAGAAGATATTGAAAGAGGAATAGAAAGATTACTGGGTAAGAAAGATGAAagtgaagaaagaagaaaaaggataAGAGAGTATGGTGAGATGGCTAAAAAGGCTGTAGAAAAAGGAGGATCATCTCATACAAATGTTACTTTGTTCGTCCAAGATATAATGAAAAAAAGTAGAAATATCGTGTCATCATTTGCCTAA